One Frankia alni ACN14a DNA window includes the following coding sequences:
- a CDS encoding phosphotransferase family protein yields MAASDARDTELKDDGRVIAWLESLLGGQVVSWERQPRWRPMWFVDIDRGGVTERVVVRGERSDTSLIFPLEHEMLFQRLLDEHGVPVPRVHGWCDEPRAYAMAAVPGRPDFAGTTDDERHVVVDEYLQALARMHQLPVEPFKAAGVISGTSPSDSAMIGVRRFEQHYRSSKTRPDPLMEFVLGWLRRHPLPASDREAPIVWDSGQFHHADGHLVALVDVEIGHIGDPMMDLAAWRMRDTVIPYGEFPVLYDRYAELTGRPVDLAAIQWHHLFFTLTNQLSFHGPLARPTLDTDYMTYAQWVSETNLHAVETMAEYLGIDLEPVEIPEPVSSPVSIPHQHLSRSLRSISVEDPYVTYQIRIAFRLARHLERADQIGAAVTEADREDLARLVGRAPKSWDECETALENFVLADEGRHDAELVVLFNRRWQRYKALMGPAGSAMAAHHTMQPFGRWLG; encoded by the coding sequence ATGGCTGCATCGGATGCCCGTGACACGGAGTTAAAGGACGACGGTCGCGTCATAGCCTGGCTGGAGTCCCTGCTCGGCGGCCAGGTCGTGTCGTGGGAACGGCAGCCGAGATGGCGGCCCATGTGGTTCGTCGACATCGACCGCGGCGGCGTCACCGAACGCGTCGTCGTGCGGGGCGAACGGTCCGACACGTCCCTGATCTTCCCGCTCGAACACGAGATGCTGTTCCAGCGGCTGCTCGACGAGCACGGTGTCCCGGTCCCGCGCGTGCACGGCTGGTGCGACGAACCGAGGGCGTACGCGATGGCCGCCGTCCCCGGCCGGCCCGACTTCGCCGGCACCACCGACGACGAACGCCACGTGGTGGTCGACGAGTACCTGCAGGCACTGGCGAGGATGCACCAGCTCCCGGTCGAGCCGTTCAAGGCCGCCGGGGTCATCTCCGGGACGTCGCCGAGCGACTCCGCGATGATCGGAGTACGCCGGTTCGAGCAGCACTACCGATCGAGCAAGACGCGCCCCGACCCGCTGATGGAGTTCGTCCTCGGCTGGCTGCGCCGCCACCCGCTGCCCGCCTCCGACCGCGAGGCGCCCATCGTCTGGGACTCCGGCCAGTTCCACCACGCCGACGGCCACCTCGTCGCCCTTGTCGACGTCGAGATCGGCCACATCGGCGACCCGATGATGGACCTCGCCGCCTGGCGGATGCGCGACACCGTCATCCCCTACGGCGAGTTCCCCGTGCTGTACGACCGGTACGCCGAGCTGACCGGCCGGCCCGTCGACCTCGCCGCCATCCAGTGGCACCACCTGTTCTTCACCCTCACCAACCAGCTCTCCTTCCACGGCCCGCTGGCCCGCCCGACCCTGGACACCGACTACATGACCTACGCCCAGTGGGTCAGCGAGACGAACCTGCACGCCGTCGAGACCATGGCGGAGTACCTGGGCATCGACCTCGAACCCGTGGAGATCCCCGAGCCGGTCTCCTCCCCCGTCTCCATCCCGCACCAGCACCTGTCCCGCTCGCTGCGGTCGATCTCGGTCGAGGACCCGTACGTCACCTACCAGATCCGCATCGCCTTCCGCCTGGCCCGCCACCTCGAACGCGCCGACCAGATCGGCGCGGCCGTCACCGAGGCCGATCGGGAGGACCTCGCCCGGCTCGTCGGCCGCGCGCCGAAGAGCTGGGACGAATGCGAGACGGCGCTGGAGAACTTCGTCCTCGCCGACGAGGGTCGCCACGACGCGGAACTCGTCGTCCTGTTCAACCGCCGCTGGCAGCGCTACAAGGCTTTGATGGGCCCCGCCGGCTCCGCCATGGCCGCCCACCACACGATGCAGCCCTTCGGACGCTGGCTGGGCTGA
- a CDS encoding glycoside hydrolase family 3 protein, with protein MVTRRRRRPPRAVVVLLACLLLVAGCFGRDPERTGGDGTRGATPPAPDALAAAVDAAHPTASPGTAATADPTPGSATDDAETAWVDSTLARMTPEQRIGQLLMGYVFGTTPDDRTPAALAGNRTVAGTDTAAAAVRELGLGGVVLFDAAGAGPGALPDNVIAPGQVLGLTAGLQGAAAIPLLVAADQEQGPVMRIRDGVTLLPDAMAQGASGRVEDARDAARVTGTDLRALGINVDFAPDADVNTNPANPVIGERSFGDDPAAVARLTAAAVSGFASAGVAAAPKHFPGHGSTSVDSHLDLPVVASSRERLDAVDLAPFRAAVAAGAPMVMVGHLLATALDGGSPASLSPSVVTSLLRRELGFDGVVVTDALNMAAITRRYSPGEAAVRAVLAGDDLLLMPPRLVEARDGLLAALRSGRIPAGRIDESARRVLRLKWRLAHASPAPAGDGPAVAARVASRSVTLLTQDCGILPLRAGAPVTVAGSSTAAARLRAALAARGVVAPAPGTTAPPPGGSAAAGPGGAAETAPVTIVLAGGAGPPARTGPGTVVVSTATPYHPPTAAAAWLATYSADPASLAALADVLTGAAPPRGRLPVAATAPSGRPLPRGSGLTALRPC; from the coding sequence GTGGTGACCAGACGGCGGCGCCGGCCGCCGCGGGCCGTCGTCGTGCTGCTGGCCTGCCTCCTGCTGGTCGCGGGCTGCTTCGGGCGTGATCCGGAGCGGACCGGCGGGGACGGCACCCGCGGCGCCACGCCCCCGGCCCCGGACGCGCTCGCCGCGGCCGTCGACGCGGCGCACCCCACCGCGTCCCCGGGGACCGCCGCGACGGCGGACCCCACTCCGGGGTCGGCGACCGACGACGCGGAGACGGCGTGGGTGGACTCGACGCTCGCGCGGATGACGCCCGAGCAGCGGATCGGCCAGTTACTCATGGGCTACGTGTTCGGGACGACGCCGGATGACCGCACGCCGGCCGCACTGGCCGGCAACCGGACGGTCGCGGGCACGGACACGGCCGCCGCCGCCGTGCGCGAGCTCGGCCTCGGCGGCGTCGTCCTGTTCGACGCCGCAGGCGCCGGGCCGGGTGCGTTACCCGACAACGTCATCGCCCCCGGCCAGGTCCTCGGCCTCACCGCCGGGTTACAGGGCGCCGCGGCCATTCCCCTGCTCGTCGCCGCCGACCAGGAGCAGGGGCCGGTGATGCGGATCCGCGACGGGGTGACCCTGCTGCCCGACGCGATGGCGCAGGGCGCGAGCGGCCGCGTCGAGGACGCCCGTGACGCCGCCCGGGTGACCGGCACGGACCTGCGTGCGCTCGGCATCAACGTCGACTTCGCCCCCGACGCGGACGTCAACACCAACCCGGCCAACCCGGTGATCGGCGAGCGGTCGTTCGGCGACGACCCGGCCGCGGTCGCCCGCCTCACCGCCGCGGCCGTGAGCGGATTCGCCTCGGCGGGGGTGGCCGCCGCCCCGAAGCACTTCCCCGGGCACGGCTCGACGTCGGTCGACAGCCACCTCGACCTGCCGGTGGTCGCGTCCTCCCGCGAGCGCCTCGACGCCGTCGACCTGGCACCGTTTCGCGCCGCCGTCGCCGCCGGGGCGCCGATGGTGATGGTCGGGCATCTGCTCGCCACCGCGTTGGACGGCGGGTCACCGGCGTCGCTGTCCCCGTCGGTGGTGACCTCGCTGCTGCGCCGGGAGCTCGGCTTCGACGGCGTGGTCGTCACCGACGCGCTGAACATGGCAGCCATCACCAGGCGGTACTCGCCCGGCGAGGCCGCCGTGCGGGCCGTGCTCGCCGGCGACGACCTGCTGCTGATGCCGCCGCGGCTCGTCGAGGCCCGCGACGGCCTGCTCGCCGCGCTGCGCAGCGGCCGGATCCCGGCCGGCCGCATCGACGAATCGGCGCGGCGCGTGCTGCGCCTGAAGTGGCGCCTCGCGCATGCCTCCCCGGCGCCGGCCGGTGACGGACCCGCCGTGGCCGCCCGGGTCGCGTCCCGGTCCGTCACTCTCCTGACGCAGGACTGCGGGATCCTCCCCCTGCGCGCGGGCGCCCCGGTCACGGTCGCCGGCTCGTCCACCGCGGCCGCCCGCCTGCGCGCGGCCCTCGCCGCCCGGGGAGTCGTCGCCCCGGCGCCGGGCACCACCGCGCCGCCCCCCGGCGGATCCGCCGCCGCGGGCCCCGGCGGCGCCGCTGAAACCGCCCCGGTGACGATCGTCCTCGCGGGAGGCGCCGGGCCGCCCGCCCGCACCGGCCCCGGCACGGTCGTCGTCTCCACGGCCACGCCCTACCACCCGCCGACCGCCGCCGCCGCGTGGCTGGCCACCTACTCCGCCGACCCGGCCTCCCTCGCGGCCCTGGCCGACGTGCTCACCGGCGCAGCCCCGCCGCGCGGCCGCCTCCCGGTCGCCGCGACCGCCCCCTCGGGCCGTCCCCTCCCCCGCGGCTCCGGCCTGACCGCACTGCGCCCCTGCTGA
- a CDS encoding phytanoyl-CoA dioxygenase family protein translates to MAVLTAADRDAFVERGFCVLRAAFTAAQAAAARRAVWRRMTQKAGIREDDPSTWPPGYDIEERLAVPEVLACFTDPLAHAISDLVGPGRWRGERGWGFWPVNFSHGAGDPREVPTTGWHVDGNWFRHTLDASRQGLLVIGLFSDVEPGGGATLVAEGSHLRTARVLAEHPGGLTHLELFEAVLAEPIGSFTELTGAAGDVILAHPFLFHTRGFKRTGPPRFISNTEAGLRAPLRLDREDDADDSVLERSIRAALAAPPPTFATPLRCRF, encoded by the coding sequence ATGGCGGTGCTGACGGCGGCGGATCGCGACGCGTTCGTCGAACGCGGCTTCTGCGTGCTGCGGGCGGCGTTCACCGCCGCGCAGGCGGCCGCGGCCCGTCGGGCGGTCTGGCGGCGGATGACGCAGAAGGCCGGCATCCGCGAGGACGACCCGAGCACCTGGCCGCCGGGCTACGACATCGAGGAGCGGCTGGCGGTGCCGGAGGTGCTCGCCTGCTTCACCGACCCGCTCGCCCACGCGATCTCGGACCTCGTCGGACCCGGCCGGTGGCGCGGCGAGCGCGGCTGGGGGTTCTGGCCGGTGAACTTCAGTCACGGCGCCGGCGACCCGCGTGAAGTGCCGACCACCGGCTGGCACGTCGACGGCAACTGGTTCCGGCACACGCTCGACGCGTCCCGGCAGGGTCTGCTGGTCATCGGCCTGTTCTCGGACGTCGAGCCGGGCGGCGGCGCGACGCTGGTGGCGGAGGGCTCCCACCTGCGCACCGCGCGGGTGCTCGCCGAGCATCCCGGCGGCCTGACCCACCTGGAGCTGTTCGAGGCCGTCCTCGCCGAGCCCATCGGTAGTTTCACCGAGTTGACCGGAGCGGCCGGGGACGTGATCCTCGCCCACCCCTTCCTGTTCCACACCCGCGGGTTCAAACGAACCGGACCACCCAGGTTCATCAGCAACACCGAGGCGGGGCTGCGCGCTCCCCTGCGCCTCGACCGCGAGGACGACGCCGATGACTCGGTGCTCGAACGCTCGATCCGCGCCGCCCTCGCCGCCCCGCCCCCGACCTTCGCCACCCCTCTGCGCTGCCGCTTCTGA
- a CDS encoding cupin domain-containing protein, which yields MEIVRAASVPDLGPQHQGLSSLWLRGPGQDDSLDVAIVGFEPGSATPPHVHHGGQTLVILSGQGFVEVDGVRTEVSTGDIVVSPPGESHVHGAADDTAMVHVSVTTGRNELLRGLGPAAAGDTAVE from the coding sequence GTGGAGATTGTTCGCGCTGCATCGGTGCCGGACCTGGGGCCGCAGCATCAGGGACTGTCCTCGCTGTGGCTACGCGGTCCGGGGCAGGACGACTCACTCGACGTCGCCATCGTCGGATTCGAGCCGGGATCCGCCACGCCCCCGCACGTGCACCACGGTGGTCAGACGCTTGTCATCCTCTCGGGCCAGGGCTTCGTGGAGGTCGATGGAGTGCGGACCGAGGTGTCGACCGGGGACATCGTCGTCAGCCCGCCCGGAGAGTCGCACGTGCACGGCGCAGCGGACGACACTGCCATGGTGCACGTCTCGGTCACGACGGGCCGTAACGAGCTTCTCCGGGGCCTCGGCCCTGCTGCCGCCGGGGATACGGCAGTCGAGTAA
- a CDS encoding MarR family winged helix-turn-helix transcriptional regulator yields MGATFTTPVALVRLSYLVNSIYADVCAGHGLSVPQAQLMCVLRDQSRGMGEISVMLRLDKSSVTGLVERVERRGYLGRAMSATDRRAVTVSLTPEGKRLTDAFYDEVSQRLTDLVAHVPAADRDHLARIATEIVVDEGVPDVFGALAS; encoded by the coding sequence GTGGGCGCGACGTTCACGACACCGGTGGCCCTGGTGCGGCTGTCCTACCTGGTGAACTCGATCTACGCCGACGTCTGCGCCGGTCACGGCCTGTCCGTGCCGCAGGCCCAACTGATGTGTGTCCTCAGGGACCAGTCCCGCGGCATGGGTGAGATCAGCGTGATGCTCCGACTGGACAAGTCCAGCGTCACCGGCCTGGTCGAGCGGGTGGAGCGCCGCGGCTACCTGGGTCGCGCCATGTCGGCGACCGACCGGCGCGCCGTCACCGTCTCCCTCACCCCGGAGGGCAAGCGGCTCACCGACGCCTTCTACGACGAGGTCAGCCAGCGGCTGACCGACCTCGTCGCCCACGTCCCGGCCGCCGATCGGGATCATCTGGCCCGCATCGCCACCGAGATCGTTGTCGACGAGGGCGTTCCCGACGTGTTCGGTGCCCTCGCGTCCTGA
- a CDS encoding class I SAM-dependent methyltransferase, whose amino-acid sequence MGFYDDQVLPRIVDLVLGRPMEKARARVTAGLSGEVLEIGFGSGRNLAYLPAGVTRLLAVEPASVGRTLAASRIAAAPVTVEFIGDDGQALQLPDASVDHVLTTWTLCTIPDTERALREIHRVLRPGGTLHFTEHGRSPRPTVARWQDRITPAWSRIAGGCRLNRRIDDLVEKAGLALESASTFPMRGTAQLGFAYEGIASKPA is encoded by the coding sequence ATGGGCTTCTATGACGACCAGGTGCTGCCCCGCATCGTCGATCTCGTCCTCGGCCGGCCGATGGAGAAGGCCAGGGCGCGTGTCACGGCCGGCCTGTCCGGTGAGGTCCTGGAGATCGGCTTCGGGTCGGGACGCAATCTCGCGTACCTTCCGGCGGGAGTCACCCGCCTGCTCGCGGTCGAGCCCGCCTCCGTGGGGCGCACGCTCGCCGCCTCCCGCATCGCCGCCGCACCCGTCACGGTCGAGTTCATCGGCGACGACGGTCAGGCGCTGCAGCTTCCCGACGCGTCGGTCGACCACGTCCTGACCACCTGGACACTGTGCACCATCCCCGACACCGAACGGGCACTGCGCGAAATCCATCGCGTACTGCGGCCCGGCGGCACACTGCACTTCACCGAGCACGGCCGCTCACCCCGGCCCACCGTCGCCCGCTGGCAGGACCGGATCACACCCGCCTGGAGCAGGATCGCCGGAGGCTGCCGCCTCAACCGCCGGATCGACGACCTGGTCGAGAAGGCCGGACTGGCGCTGGAGTCGGCCAGCACCTTTCCGATGCGCGGCACAGCCCAACTCGGCTTCGCCTACGAGGGCATCGCGTCGAAACCGGCCTGA
- a CDS encoding LLM class flavin-dependent oxidoreductase, which yields MSRLDGSRLVFGAGGAVSGLSASQTLDLAQSADELGYDLFSLSDHLHGHSRTVEPLSALSWLAGQTRRIELATNVLALPYRPPAVVAKTAETLDRVSGGRFVLGLGGGGYDEEFRAFGLPDRTPGQKITGQREAITIIRGLWSNESTTVRGREFSVDGARIEPRPDHPIPIWLGSYGPRALALTGELADGWLPSVGRIGLEGARRMRESVLAAARDAGRDPAAITCACNVIVRVGAPPQPGAGAVAGGVQEVIDQLLEILAVGFTALLLAIPTVAQQELVAREIIPAVRAEVAARGLPPTHVG from the coding sequence GTGAGCCGCCTGGACGGGTCCCGGCTGGTGTTCGGCGCCGGCGGTGCGGTGAGCGGGCTGTCCGCGTCGCAAACCCTGGATCTTGCCCAGAGCGCCGACGAACTCGGCTACGACCTTTTCAGCCTGAGCGACCACCTGCACGGTCACAGCCGGACCGTCGAGCCGCTGTCCGCCCTGAGCTGGCTGGCCGGCCAGACCCGCCGCATCGAGCTGGCCACGAACGTCCTGGCGCTGCCCTACCGGCCGCCGGCGGTGGTCGCGAAGACGGCCGAGACGCTGGACCGGGTCTCCGGCGGCCGGTTCGTCCTCGGCCTGGGCGGGGGCGGATACGACGAGGAGTTCCGCGCCTTCGGCCTGCCCGACCGGACCCCCGGGCAGAAGATCACCGGTCAGCGCGAGGCCATCACGATCATCCGCGGGCTCTGGTCGAACGAGTCAACCACCGTGCGCGGCCGCGAGTTCTCCGTCGACGGCGCCCGCATCGAGCCTCGCCCCGACCATCCGATCCCGATCTGGCTCGGGTCGTACGGGCCACGGGCGCTCGCGCTGACCGGTGAGCTCGCCGACGGCTGGTTGCCGTCGGTGGGCCGCATCGGCCTCGAGGGCGCCCGCCGGATGCGCGAGTCCGTGCTGGCGGCCGCCCGTGACGCGGGCCGCGATCCCGCCGCAATCACCTGCGCCTGCAACGTGATCGTGCGCGTCGGGGCGCCGCCGCAGCCGGGCGCCGGCGCGGTGGCCGGCGGTGTCCAGGAGGTGATCGACCAGCTCCTGGAGATCCTGGCGGTCGGCTTCACCGCGCTGCTGCTGGCCATCCCGACCGTCGCCCAACAGGAACTCGTGGCCCGCGAGATCATCCCGGCCGTCCGCGCCGAGGTGGCCGCCCGCGGCCTACCGCCCACCCACGTCGGCTGA
- a CDS encoding DsrE family protein, translating to MASKAVISLTTGLEDLEKVTVAFLVAVGAAETGRETLMFLTQEAVRLALPGEAKGEGCAGCPPLESLVERYRIAGGRYFVCPICVDARNIDASLLIEGAELNGTVPMWNWIGDDGATTFSY from the coding sequence ATGGCGAGCAAGGCGGTCATCAGCCTGACCACGGGTCTCGAGGACCTCGAGAAGGTCACCGTCGCGTTTCTCGTGGCGGTCGGCGCCGCGGAGACCGGCAGGGAGACGCTCATGTTCCTGACCCAGGAGGCGGTCCGGCTGGCACTGCCCGGGGAGGCGAAGGGCGAGGGTTGTGCCGGCTGCCCGCCGCTGGAGTCGCTCGTCGAGCGATACAGGATCGCCGGTGGCCGCTACTTCGTGTGCCCGATCTGCGTCGATGCCCGCAACATCGACGCCAGCCTGCTGATCGAGGGCGCGGAGCTGAACGGCACCGTCCCGATGTGGAACTGGATCGGCGACGACGGCGCGACGACCTTCAGCTACTGA
- a CDS encoding TetR/AcrR family transcriptional regulator encodes MAERATRTRQRRADGDRTRAAILDAAVRLSTVDGLEGLSIGNLAKDLGMSKGGVYAHFDSKQDLQLATVEAAGVIFRSEVIEPALTADPGVPQLLAFCDGFFDHLERRVFPGGCFFAGAALEMGTHRGPVQEKVAEFHSGFVQLIRDVVRTAVQLRQLPPDEDPAALALELNGTLLAADTSFVMYDDPSVLDLGRRVVRRRLGLAVTRRDETPEESENPQ; translated from the coding sequence ATGGCGGAGAGGGCGACGCGCACGCGCCAGCGACGAGCGGACGGGGATCGCACCCGCGCCGCGATCCTCGACGCGGCGGTGCGACTGTCGACCGTCGACGGCCTCGAGGGCCTGAGCATCGGCAACCTCGCGAAGGACCTGGGCATGAGCAAGGGCGGTGTCTACGCCCACTTCGACTCCAAGCAGGACCTGCAGCTCGCGACCGTCGAGGCGGCTGGCGTCATCTTCCGGTCGGAGGTCATCGAGCCCGCGCTGACGGCCGACCCCGGCGTGCCACAGCTCCTCGCGTTCTGCGACGGCTTCTTCGATCATCTCGAACGGCGGGTCTTCCCCGGCGGGTGCTTCTTCGCGGGCGCCGCGCTGGAGATGGGGACGCACCGCGGACCGGTGCAGGAGAAGGTCGCCGAGTTCCACTCCGGCTTCGTCCAGCTCATCCGCGACGTTGTGCGAACAGCGGTCCAACTCCGACAACTGCCGCCCGACGAGGATCCGGCAGCGCTCGCCCTGGAGCTCAACGGCACGCTCCTGGCGGCCGACACGAGCTTCGTGATGTACGACGATCCCTCGGTGCTGGACCTCGGTCGCCGGGTGGTGCGCCGTCGCCTGGGTCTCGCCGTGACGCGGCGAGATGAGACACCAGAGGAAAGCGAAAATCCGCAGTAG
- a CDS encoding SAM-dependent methyltransferase, which yields MNAEIGTDPQPSEGSGDTPWWQSVADDPKPVELRVDLPHPARMYDYYLGGKDNFPADREAAEQARAVAPNASVAARANRAFMARAVRHLAGEAGIDQFLDIGTGIPTSPNLHEIAQEAVEGARVVYVDNDPIVLTHARALLTGTPAGRTAYLDADVRDVRRILTAPEVTDTLDLSRPVALSLLAVGHFLPDSDDPGAIVRRLVDALPAGSYLVLSHLTPDHDPSIEAGAKAYRARGIPLRPRTRAEIEALFGGLELLDPGLVCVHRWRPDATVPTDLTDAQVSAYGAIGRKG from the coding sequence GTGAACGCGGAGATCGGCACGGATCCGCAACCGTCCGAGGGCTCGGGCGACACGCCATGGTGGCAGTCCGTGGCCGACGACCCGAAGCCGGTGGAGCTGCGAGTGGACCTGCCGCATCCGGCCCGGATGTACGACTACTACCTCGGCGGGAAGGACAACTTTCCCGCCGACCGGGAGGCCGCCGAGCAGGCTCGGGCCGTCGCACCGAACGCGAGCGTCGCCGCCCGCGCCAACCGGGCGTTCATGGCCCGGGCGGTGCGCCACCTGGCCGGCGAGGCCGGCATCGACCAGTTCCTCGACATCGGCACGGGGATCCCGACGAGCCCGAACCTGCACGAGATAGCGCAGGAGGCCGTCGAGGGCGCCCGGGTCGTCTACGTCGACAACGACCCGATCGTGCTCACCCACGCCCGCGCGCTGCTCACCGGCACCCCGGCGGGACGGACCGCCTACCTCGACGCCGATGTGCGGGACGTCAGGCGAATCCTGACCGCCCCGGAGGTCACGGACACCCTCGACCTGTCCCGGCCGGTGGCGCTGTCGTTGCTCGCGGTGGGCCACTTCCTGCCCGACTCCGACGACCCGGGCGCCATCGTCCGCCGGCTCGTCGACGCCCTGCCGGCGGGCAGCTACCTCGTCCTGTCCCATCTCACGCCCGACCACGACCCGTCGATCGAGGCCGGCGCCAAGGCCTACCGCGCGCGTGGCATCCCGCTGCGGCCCCGGACCCGGGCCGAGATCGAGGCGCTGTTCGGCGGCCTGGAACTACTCGACCCGGGGCTGGTCTGCGTGCACCGCTGGCGGCCCGACGCCACCGTGCCGACCGACCTGACCGACGCGCAGGTCAGCGCCTACGGGGCCATCGGCCGCAAGGGCTGA
- a CDS encoding ATP-grasp domain-containing protein: MGSPGSQAAPPRDAGDGPPDHVAAPIYAIGLGSDGTWRHFVDGAGRRGAGVVAIDLADVVRTGDWRLAIPDDGASRLVTGRQALDLDPAGGYFVRLADLSSLEAAPRLAARWRALVGALAAWLDHVPGPVANRPSAWADNGAKPLHEARLARAGFAVPESLTSSDGERLWAFAAAGPTIVKPLSGVRARTRRVAPGEFTVAAGFSTGRGPVHLQRYVAGVDVRVHVCGGAVHAQQIVRRRSDGDGQGAAAVDYRELDAADLEFSDVDLPGDLVRLLVAATAESGLLLAGWDLRVDGDRYWVLEANPMPGYDWYDRRAGGVVTASLVDLLTRRPAAFGPAVDRPTVDQPTADQPTVDHAAPVTTTPGPAARRMG, from the coding sequence GTGGGGAGTCCCGGCAGCCAGGCCGCGCCGCCGCGCGACGCAGGCGACGGCCCGCCCGACCATGTCGCCGCACCGATCTACGCGATCGGGCTGGGCTCGGATGGCACCTGGCGACACTTCGTCGACGGGGCGGGCCGGCGCGGGGCCGGCGTCGTCGCGATCGACCTCGCCGACGTCGTGCGCACCGGCGACTGGCGGCTGGCGATTCCGGACGACGGCGCCAGTCGGCTCGTCACCGGCCGGCAGGCGCTCGACCTGGACCCGGCGGGCGGGTACTTCGTCCGGCTCGCCGACCTGTCCAGTCTGGAAGCCGCCCCACGGCTGGCGGCCCGGTGGCGCGCGCTCGTCGGCGCTCTGGCGGCGTGGCTCGACCACGTGCCGGGGCCCGTCGCCAACCGGCCGAGCGCCTGGGCGGACAACGGCGCGAAGCCGCTGCACGAGGCTCGACTCGCGCGGGCGGGCTTCGCGGTACCGGAGAGTCTGACCAGCTCCGACGGCGAGCGGCTGTGGGCGTTCGCCGCGGCCGGACCGACGATCGTCAAGCCGCTGTCGGGGGTGCGCGCCCGGACCCGACGCGTCGCCCCGGGGGAGTTCACCGTGGCCGCCGGCTTCAGCACCGGGCGGGGCCCGGTGCACCTCCAGCGGTACGTCGCGGGAGTGGACGTCCGCGTCCACGTCTGCGGTGGCGCCGTCCACGCCCAGCAGATCGTTCGACGCCGATCCGACGGGGACGGACAGGGCGCCGCGGCGGTCGACTACCGCGAACTCGATGCCGCCGACCTCGAGTTCAGCGACGTCGACCTGCCCGGAGACCTGGTGAGGCTGCTCGTCGCCGCGACCGCCGAGTCCGGCCTGCTGCTCGCCGGCTGGGACCTGCGCGTCGACGGGGACCGGTACTGGGTGCTGGAGGCGAACCCGATGCCCGGCTACGACTGGTACGACCGCCGGGCCGGCGGCGTCGTCACCGCCTCCTTGGTCGACCTGCTCACCCGCCGCCCAGCCGCCTTCGGACCCGCCGTCGACCGGCCCACCGTCGATCAGCCGACCGCCGACCAGCCGACCGTCGACCACGCCGCACCTGTCACGACAACCCCCGGACCCGCTGCGAGGAGGATGGGATGA
- a CDS encoding RICIN domain-containing protein, with product MRINSRRRCRELAALKAMRPVMAVFVAAAVLLGVGLAGTAQAASGLTFKNLATSFCLDSNDVGEVYTLGCNGGDFQEWTVGTTEFATAVTFRDAATGRCLDSDAARRVYTLACNVGSYQKWQVTRNDYGTYSFRNLATGFCLDSNASRQVYTLDCNDGSYQKWA from the coding sequence ATGCGCATAAATTCTCGTCGGCGTTGCCGCGAGCTCGCGGCACTGAAGGCCATGCGGCCGGTCATGGCGGTCTTCGTGGCGGCGGCAGTGCTCCTGGGTGTCGGTCTGGCGGGAACCGCGCAGGCGGCGTCCGGCCTTACGTTCAAGAATCTGGCTACCAGCTTCTGTCTCGACAGCAACGATGTGGGCGAGGTCTACACGCTGGGCTGCAACGGTGGGGACTTCCAGGAATGGACGGTCGGCACCACCGAGTTCGCTACGGCGGTCACCTTCCGAGATGCGGCCACCGGCCGTTGCCTCGACAGCGATGCCGCGAGGCGCGTGTACACTCTGGCCTGCAACGTGGGCAGCTACCAGAAGTGGCAGGTCACCCGCAACGACTATGGGACGTACTCGTTCCGCAATCTGGCGACGGGTTTCTGCCTCGATTCCAACGCTTCCCGACAGGTGTACACGCTCGACTGCAACGACGGCAGCTACCAGAAATGGGCCTGA